TTAAAGTCAAATTACTACacatataatttaaaagaatcATCTATAATAATGTATTATGCCAATTCTTTCATTGCACTAAGCTTTGACCtataaaattcttttatatctcgtgttgaaaatattattataaatatcggTAAAATTATCATATCAATCAAAATCGACATAACTTGACagcatgaaaataataaatttataaaatttctatGCCGTCCCATATACATACATGTTGACTTATCGAGTAGAATAATTAACGGATAAATATTTTCTGTCAAGAGATTcttcatttctattttttagaactcaaatataattttttttggttaatgatggaaagattaaaaaatcttcaTCCATATAAaaccttaaaacatttaatcttATCACACctaatttcaaacattttgtgTATGTATGTCTAAAGTTGATATTTATGCCCAAAAAAaccatatttaaataaattttaaatcaaataattgaatatgtgataaactaattgaattatattaattagtaaagtaatttaaataagaaatttagaTTAGagtttttattactattttcgACCCGCCAGTTCCTCTCTCACCTCACGTCCATTGAACCGGATTATCGTATCGGAAATTGCTTCTCTGCGTTTATTTCTCCGGTGAACGCCGGCGATCTCCTTCTCAGGTAGGTTTCGGCCTCCCTCTTCCACTCAACTAtcgtatttttgtatttttcaattagGCATTAACCCTAATCCAGTTTTATAATCCTGTATAATTTGTTGAATACGGATTGTTAAGCTTTGTGGTTGTGATTTTAACAAGTTAATTTGCTCAATTATGCCTCATTTCCAACTAATTTGAGTTTTTTCTGTATGAATCATCTGCTTATATGATACTAATTTTGAATGGATTACATTTATTTAAGCTATTAACTTTGGGTAAATGATTTGCCGCAAATCTGTTTGTTTAGCTGGCCTCAGACAGGTTATGTCTTGTGAAGCTTACTTTGATGGAGTTCAGTTTCTAATCGTTTTAAATTTAGAGGTTTCATTCATGTGAAGTCAACTTATGTGAAAAAACTCCAGATATCCAAATCACTCTATCCTAATTGTTCAGTGTGGCACCCGAGAGTCGAGAGTGTGACCTAGTGGTTAGTGAAGTGGATTGAGCACTATGAGTTCTCAAGTATAATTCAGATAGAGGCAAAATAGTAGGTGATTTCTTTCCATTTGTTTCTGTTCTTGGTGGACAAAAAATTACATGTTTTGTTGGTGGAAGGTGGAAGATATCCTGTGGAATTAGTTGAGGTGCGTGCGTGCTGGTCTATACACCAcgattatcaaaaaataatagtttattGTTCATGTTTTCTGGGATACATTAAGAAATTTGCAATTCAGTTACAGTGCTTTCTGTCTGTTTATGTATAGAAACTGAaattttagttcttgaatttcCTTGTGATTTTGACAAGCTAATTTGCTCAATTATGCCTAATTCTAACTAGTTGAGTTTGGATGTATGAATGATCTGCTTACATTCCACTCTTCAAGCCTATATGGCCTCAATATCAAATAGCCATCAACCTATGGCGACCCTCTTCCTTTATCCGGCCTCAGACTGGATATGCATTGTGAAACTTCTTTTGATGGTGTTCGATTTCTAATTggttaaaaattcaaatcatgTTCAGTCAGCTGATCTGAAGACTGCCTATATCCAAATCACTCTATTCTAATTGTATAATGTCAGTTCTTCTGGCCTACGTTAAGGAATTTTCTTAATTGCGTTTAAAGGTTTTTTCATAGCTAACTTATTATGCTGACTCTAACTTGTTTGAGATTGAGGCATATTGTTTGTACTTATCATACCTTGTGTATTGCTCTATCAGACAGGATACTGCACTGAGTATTGAAAAATGGAGGACATGTTGGTAGTGGTTCTCTCGATGCTTCTGGCTCTACTATTAGTTCCGCTTTATCTTTGGAAGCGCCGGCAAAATTCTCAGTCTTCCAGAGAACATGAAGATGAACCTCAGGTTGATATGCTTTTCCTTTTGCTATGGTTTTATGCAGCTTGTTCAGTTAAAAACGCGGTAACGTAAGAGGATTATTCTTGAAAGTTCTCCAGTACAAGGTGACAGGAATATGGGATTGATTCTTTAACCCTCCTAACTAGAGAATGATCTGCAAGTGGGTATCACACCATCATTAGGGTTTGAGAAGATTATGAATTGATAACGCATTAAAGTATTGGTATAACCATTTAGTAGTCCTTGGCCCATTTTATATAACAATATGTGGCTGGATATGATGAGCTTAAGATGTTAATATGAAACTAATTTTATATGAATGACAACGAAAGAAAATATCAGAGTAATGGTTATAAGTAGTTTGATAAAGTTAAGTTTAAATAGTTCAATGATTTGACTTCTTAAAAGGTGTGAAAATTGTATAGAAATGTAATTATGCTGAATACCTTGGGATATCCTGAAATGTATTTTATAAATCGGGCCGGAGGGAGTGCAAGACATCAGCATTAATATACTCACTATGGTGACATTAATGGAGGGACTTGTAAAAGGCACCTCAATGTTGTTTAATCGTCATTGTATTTTGGAGAAATGAGAAATTAACTCATCATTTAAATTTAGCAAAACCTGAAACTTTTATTGGCTAAATATCAGGTTCAGCAGAGGGACACTGTAGTAAGAGCCACTGGAACGCGTCGAATGCGTCGAAGACCAGCTTCTTCAGCTGCTAGCACATCTTCAGCTGCAGCCAATATAGATGGTATTCTTTCCTTCATTTCTTGCTCTATTGCAACTGTTTGTCTAATTTTCTTCTGGTaatgtctaattatgtttttctttccATGTCTGTATCACTTATTCATTTTTGAAATCCGAAAGACAATATTACTTTATCCAGGATTTTTCCCAGTAATTTTCTGGTTCAACTTTCAAGCTGGAGGGTAAAAAGAAATAGGCCACTATTTCTCACCTTGAGCCCCTGCTTCAAAGTAGAATATGCAAAAGATAAAACTACAGGAGGATTCTCCTTCCATTCTTAAAAAATGAGCCTAATTAGCTGTGGCTTATTGGTTTGGCTATAATTTTGCTGCTTTATGTTCATCCTCATTGTGACAACTTCATTTGTAAAGTTATTGCATCAAACGAGAAGTGAAGGGTTAACATTCGTGGACAAAATCATGCATATTGTTATGTTTCTTGGTACAGAGATGTATTTTTGAGTGACTTTTAGGTGGCCTAGCTCTTCTTGGCTATTGTCTCCAAACTGCTTTCCCTGCTTTAGGTGCACTAGATTGAGTTGATGATTCACGATGACTgattcatgtttatatattttttaaaatatgtgcaGAACCGGTTGGCAGTGATGATGAAGAACCCGGAGATGGATATTATACTGCAAAGTCatcaaagaaaaaggaaaagaagcgTCAAGAGCGGGAAGCACAAAGACAGGTATCTCAGACTTTAAAGCATTTACTTTTTAGGAGTACAGGCATTTGCAATAAGTCCTCTCAAATCATAGAAATATAAAGAGTACAAGCTTTTCCAACAAAAGACACAACATTTTATGCATTCAAGTTTGCTAGGTTAGGTCTTTGACGCAACTAAGAAGATTAGGTAAAAAATATAGATAAGTTTAACAAATACTAAGATAGAAATGGAACAGTACTATACTTcgaagaaaattaattatatggaACTGAATCTGCTTGGTGTGCAAATTGTCAATTTTTACCTGGTTGCTTCCCGTCACTTTGTGGTTGGGGTAATTTATCTCATATCTTGAGGGTGCAAAAGCTAAAGAGTGGAACGATTTTACACATTTTGCAGTGTGTTAATAGTGGGATTCTCCGTAGAATTAAGTCTCCCTTTAAGAGTCACGAATACCATCTTAATGACTTTAGTTATACTGCATATGACTTGTCTTTTAGCTTTCGAATCGATACAAGGAAGGCTGTGGGAACAACACTACTATTTTTTCTAGGAAATGTGCATTTCTATCGCATATTGCAACAtttagaaattgaaaaatatcagGGTTGGTCATAATCCTTCTTGTTGACTATATAGACTGAAGAAGCTGCTCGGGAATCAAAACAGACAAAGCAAAGCCACTATGACGAAATCAGGAGGAGGAAGGAGGAGGAGCGTGAAGCTCTAGAGCGTGCACTGGTAAATATCTGCCTGTGTGGAATCACTTTATATATTGCAGAATTCTTATGAGAGAACTGGGATAATCTGTGTAGGAAGAAGAAGCCAAGGCTCGACAGGCCAAAGAGGAAGAAGCTGCTGCATTAGAGTTTGAAAAATGGAAAGGTGAAATTTCAGTTGATGCTGAGGGAACAACTGAAAACGAAGTTCAAGATGGAAGCCAGGGTCTACTTTTTGATTTTGTGGAATACATTAAGGTAATTTCAGTTCATACCAGTTAACTAATGACACACCAAAGATTCATATGCTATATCTAcatctttcctcttctttttctttcgcCTTATGGTTGCGGTGAGATCTTCTCTTTCTTGATAAGTACATTTTCCTCTAACAgtcttaattctcaaaaaaagaaatacattttCCTCTAATTCACattagaattattaacattcgtCTTAACGTACTTAAGCTTGTACAATAAATTTATGGTCAGAAGATATTCGCGATTTGGTGAAATATATTGACATGAGTAGGTCAAATCTTTTTACATGCAGAAACACAAATGTGTGCCTTTGGAGGATCTTGCGGCAGAATTCAAGCTGAGGACTCAGGTAATCACTTTTTTTCTGTTACCCATTTCTGGATGTTGGTCACCatgtcacttttttttattgtatagaATAGTGCTCGGCATTTTTGGTTCTCTAAAAAGGAAGCCAGTTCTTTTGCTGTAGTGAATTGTTGAGTCATCTTCGTACACTTAAAACAAGGATATATAGAATGTGTTTGGAAtggaaatattttctaattttcccATGGTTGGTTGTAGAAAAATAGTTTTcttaaaaatgaggaaaatgacTTGTATGTTAGTAGTAAGGAGCACAAGTTCCATAAGTAACATTTCACATTGATCGTCTCCTCCCCACCCTCACCCGTGCCACCCCACACCTTTACCCCCAGCCCCACCACTCGTAGTATTTACCCATAGATTATACGTAAATGTTTTTGAGACAGTATCGTTCATTTGCTTACTGAACATCATAAAATAAGTAACAAAACCacttatataattaattctagGAGAACATTTTCCTCCACACTAACACACCCGTAATGTTCTCGTGATAAGCTAACCATTATTCTTGTATCGCCCTCTCATTACCATTACTGTTTATTTCGTAAAATGCAGGAGTGTATCAATCGTATCAGCTCACTTGAAGAAATGGGTATCTCCTTACcttatcttaaattttttatcaaattttactGTTCTTTCTTGAAGCCGTGAATTCTTGTTCTCTCCACGTTGACTGAACGATAGATTATTTCGTTTTGATCAGGGAGACTTTCTGGTGTCATGGATGATAGAGGGAAATACATATACATCTCACTAGAAGAAATGAGAGCTGTGGCTGACTACATTAGACGTGAAGGTAGGGTGAGTATCTCACACTTAGCTAGCAAGTCTAATCAATTCATTGATTTGGAACCAAAAGTTGAGTTAGTTGAGGATATAGGCAGCATCGAGGAGGAGGCAGTTGTTGCTTCAGCTTAATAAACTTGTTGTATGactaattttaagaaaaatcaaagcTTAATAGACATGCTTTACCCTAATTTACATGTATTTCCATCTCCTTTCCTTTCTAGGACGTGTTTATTGATCAATtcgatatttttgtttttgttttttagaaaTGTCATACCAATGCCATACAGAAATAAATTCGATATGGCTTTTTGGGTTATCGTGGATCTAGGGTCAAATATACACTTTAGTTATCTTCTTTTgttgagtttcatacc
The sequence above is a segment of the Solanum lycopersicum chromosome 10, SLM_r2.1 genome. Coding sequences within it:
- the LOC104649484 gene encoding DDRGK domain-containing protein 1, with the translated sequence MEDMLVVVLSMLLALLLVPLYLWKRRQNSQSSREHEDEPQVQQRDTVVRATGTRRMRRRPASSAASTSSAAANIDEPVGSDDEEPGDGYYTAKSSKKKEKKRQEREAQRQTEEAARESKQTKQSHYDEIRRRKEEEREALERALEEEAKARQAKEEEAAALEFEKWKGEISVDAEGTTENEVQDGSQGLLFDFVEYIKKHKCVPLEDLAAEFKLRTQECINRISSLEEMGRLSGVMDDRGKYIYISLEEMRAVADYIRREGRVSISHLASKSNQFIDLEPKVELVEDIGSIEEEAVVASA